The nucleotide sequence ttattaatcttgtatacctagcatattaattaggattttaagcaaattaccatgctatttaatactcccaaaataatataagtgaagcatgagagttcatatatttattcaaaataaaactaccaccatgctctaaaagctataagtgaagcactagagcaaatgacaaactactccgaaagatataagtgaagatcaatgagtagttgaataattatgcaactatgtgaagactctctaacatttaataatttcagatcttggtattatttattcaaacagcaagaaaagcgaaataaaatgacattctaagaatggcaaacatcatgttaagaagcaaaaacttaggatcaaccgaaactagccgatagttgttgaagaagaaaggtggggtgccaaccggggcatccccaagcttagacgcttgagacctcttgaaatattatcttgggatgccttggtaatccccaagcttgagcttttgtgtctccttaattcctctcatatcacggtctccctaaatctcgcaagcttcatccacacaaaactcaacaaggactcgtgagataagttagtataaaccattgcaaaaaccttatcatactctattgtagcaaatcactaaaattattattcaacattgcatactaaatgcctctgcatatttaatagtcatatcctcaaatagaatcattaaagaagcaaacatatgcaaacaatgcaaacataacagcaatctgcctaaacaggatagtctgtaaagaatgctgcaacatccatacttccctagcttcaaaaattatgaaagaaaattcccactgtagtaaatttgtCAGAtattaatatgcaaaaggtttcaacattttatcacattctgacttttctagggaattattgcaacaggggtaaagtttctgttttcaaacagcaacattgTTCCAAGTAAAGTTAACAGCAacagtaaaggctatcaatgccacttttattgaaataaaatatgcaaaacattgttctaaataacagcaagaaaatcttaacaaaataaattgacgctccaagcaaaacacatatcatgtggtgaataaaaatatagctccaagtaaagttaccgatagaagtagacgaaagaggagatgccttccggggcatccccaagctttggcttttaggtgtccttagattatcttgggggtgccatgggaatccccaagcttaggctcgtgccactccttgttccatagtccatcgaatctttacccaaaacttgaaaacttcacaacacaaaacttaacagaaaactcgtgagagTCCAAgtgcttgatgtctactacacaaccttcttcttgtagacgttgctgggcctccaagtgcagaggtttgtaggacagtagcaaatttccctcaagtggatgacctaaggtttatcaattcgtaggaggcgtaggatgaagatggtctctctcaagcaaccctgcaaccaaataacaaagagtctcttgtgtccccagcacacccaatacaatggtaaattgtataggtgcactagttcggtgaagagatggtgatacaagtggtatatggatagtagataaagatatttgtaatctgaaattataaaaacagaaaattataaaagtgagcgtaaacggtattgcaatgatatgaaccaaggcctagggttcatactttcgctagtgtaagttccctcaacaatgataacataattggatcatataactatccctcaacatgcaacaaagagtcactccaaagtcactaatagcggagaacaaacgaagagattatggtagggtacgaaaccacctcaaagtgactctttccaatcaatccgttgggctattcctataagtgtcacaaacagccctagagttcgtactagaataacaccttaagacacaaaccaaccaaaaccctaatgtcacctggatactccaatgtcacctcaagtatccgtgggtatgattatacgatatgcatcacacaatctcagattcatctattcaaaccaacacaaagaacttcaaagagtggagaccaaacacatagctactggtacatacgctcagcccgagggagaactactccctcctcgtcatggagagcaccgggatgatgaagatggccactggtgagggattgccccctccggcagggtgctggaacgggtctagattggcttttagtggctatggaggcttctggcggcggaactcccgatctattgtgctcacggatgtttttaggggatatggagatatataggcggaagaagatcgtcaggggggccacgagggtggagggcgcgcccaggggggggggggcgcccccctgcctcgtgagctcctcgcaggtcccccgacgtgcactccaagtcttctaggcttctttccttccaaaaatgagttccgtgaagtttcaggtcaattggactccgtttgattttccttttcttcgaaaccctaaaatagggtaaaaacagaaactggcagtGGACTccgggttaataggttagtcccaaaaatgatataaaagtgtatagtaaagcccataaacattcaaaacagtagataatatagcatggagcaatcaaaaattatagatacgttggagacgtatcaacgaactgttggacaagctgaagaattattgaataacatactgaaaattatgatgattggactattcctgaaccaccacCTGAAgccactccaaagaagaggggtatattatatctcagttcCGAAGATATGCAAcaggcaaataaatctatgaaggaaaaaggtattaaagctaaggATGTTCaaattttacctcctattgaagaaatacatgggcttaatacaccaccaatgcctaggtggtagaggtaaattctcttatgaagtttaacgataatgataatcctcacaatatgcatcctagtcaatgcctttatgagtttgaaaactacattagaaaacaagatcacttcaatgcaaatgttatgaaacaattgaaatataattatgatatgattgctcgcttgagtgaattgttatttagaatatcaatttatgttagaggtgttggaaaacatgcttatatggttcaaactcaattagaacaagtGGCTAAGTCTCAAAGAGAACtacttgatgaaatgaatcataatatgcatgactttgctgttagagttgcaactagacgaggtaaaatgactcaagaaccactttatcctaagggacaccctaaaagaattgaccaagattcacaaagagctaacactagtgcacctagtccttctaaaaacaagaagaaaaagaaaaatgataggactttgcatgctcctagtgaacctgaaatagagaaagctcctgataatgataatgaagtttctgtcgctgatgctgaaactcaatctggtaatgaacactcacctcaTGATAATAAAAAAGATAATCATGAGGTTCATGAAAACTCTTAACCAACCAATGAAAAAGAAccgataatgatgttgagatagaaccacctattgatcttgataacccacaacctaaaaataaaagatatgacaaaagagactttgttgctagaaaacacggtaaagaaagagaaccgtgggttcaaaaacctatgccttttccacctaagACAACTAAAaggaatgatgatgaagaatttgaacgctttgctgaaatgctgaggccagtctttttgcgtactcgcttgactgatatcttgaaaatgcctccttatgcaaaatatatcaaagacatcatcacaaataagagaaaaataccggaaggtGAAATCTCcgctatgcttgctaattacacttttaaatatggagtacctaaaaaacttggagatccgggaataccaactataccttgctctatcaaaaagaattatgttaaaactgcttcaTGTGATTTAGGAgttggtgttagtgttatgcctttctctttatataaaagacttgacttgaataaactcacacctactgaaatatgtttgcaaatggttgacaaatcaactaccatacctatcggtatctgtgaggatatGCCCATTGTTGTTgttaatgttactattttgactcactttgttatacttgagatgcccaaggacgacaacatgtcgattatccttggtagacccttcttaaatactgcaggggctgttattgattgcaataaaagcaagatcacttttcatattaatggcaatgagcatatggtgcactttccgaagaaacaattccaagtgaatggtattaatgttattgaaaaatctccgacaaactattggaagttttcaaatacctctacctactgtcaaaaagaaatatgaataCTTATTGCTGGAGAAATGCATAACCCCATTGAGgtacttagtgatttacgaaagttcttcgatTTCATGCTAATccaaagtggttgttaataagacctgatcaaccttattaatggatcattttttaacagtatgaagttgatgaatttagtaagcactaccttctgtccctactttttattttatgtttttattagtttaataaaataaaatgccatgttttgtctattttctgaatttcccgtgcaataagaaatgacccaaaaataaaagttctcagaatgccctgaaaatttaatacgattttttgtgaatatttgagaatttttggtgcaataaacatcagagggaggtgcaccaggtgggcacaacccacctaagcgcgccaggacccccaggcgcgccctggtgggctGTGGTCTCtacgtgggccccctcacttacctcTTCGTAGCAaatcatcacttacctccagaaaaaaaatccccattgctctctctcccgtgttcttgagctcaaacccgcggatttcgatctctttgctcgaagctcagtttctgaaactgtttcgggggattgttgcttggtatgtaactccaccatttgtccaattagtttttgttttagtggtttatactttgactaattagctactcttggtgctgctgtagatgtgctttcatgttaaattcttagtgttctaagtagtttgaatgcctgctatggcctctatgtatccctatgagtagttgctatcaatcttacaaagttttgttaacaaatttttgtcacttcaatttttttattttttcagaaaattgtacacggacatgaatatcttcaggaagtttggctctaagaaaaactccaagggtgttattggggagtcttctGACACTGATCTCCACCCTCGGAGGTTGGTGGAGGTACGGCCGTGCGAATGGTCGCACACCCATTCCTGCAAAAGACTGGAATTCTTGAGGAGTTCACGCAATATATTACCaacgccggcctcaccgacttcatcacAGATGAGTGTGACCAGCACCAAATCCTCAGAAACATCTTTGTTCGGATCTTTAATTTCTTGCCTACaaataatcctcctgaagtgagctttgatttataagctgaaaaccatcagataccacttactgagtgctacctcttgagcatgcattggttttcccttgaagaggaaatggtgatgcagcaaagtagcgtaagtatttccctcagttttgagaaccaaggtatcaatccagtaggagacaacacacaagtcacctagtacctacacaaacaatcaagaaccttgcaaccaacgcgataaaggggttgtcaatcccttcgcggtcactcgcaaaagtgagatctaataaagatagtaaagtaaatatttgtggtatttttgttgtatatattggaaagtaaagattgcaaaatagtaaacgagatgtgatgtaaataaaagagatgcaatataataagaaagagacccgggggccataggtttcactagtggttctctcaagatagcatgtattacggtgggtgaacaaattactgccgagcaattgatagaaaagcgcatagttatgaagatatataaggcaatgatcatatataggcatcacgtccgtgacaagtagaccgaaacgattctgcatctactactattactccacacatcaaccgctatccagcatgcatctatagtattaagttCATCAGAACAGAGTgatgcattaagcaagatgacatgatgtagagggataaactcaagcaatatgatataaaccccatctttttatccttgatggcaacaatacaatacatgccttgcttcccctactatcactaggaaaggacaccgcaagattgaacccaaagctaagcacttctcccattgcaagaaagatcaatctagaaggccaaactaaactgataattcgaagagacttgcaaagatatcaaatcatgcatataagaattcagagaagaaccaaataatattcatagataatcttgttcgtaaacccacaattcatcggatctcggcgaacacaccgcaaaagagtattacatcgaatagatctccaagaacatggaggagaactttgtattgagaatcaaagaaagagaagaaaccatctagctaataactatggacccgaaggtctgtggtaaactactcacgcttcatcggggatgcaatggtgttgatgtagaatcccctcatgatcgattccccctccggcagatcaccggaaaaggccccaagatgggatcacTACTGGGAAATAGCTTATAGGTAGACGCTTACTAGTAGCGCTCTATATTACCCCACGCTAATGCTAATTACTAGTAGCGCTCGTCAAAAAAACACACGCTATTAATATATATCCCTAGGAGACAAAACATAGTAGTAGTGTAGGTTGTAAAACCAGTGCTACTACTAAGTGAATAGCTAAAGCGCAGGTGAGAGACCCACGCTACTACTGAGCGTGTCCACCGCCGCACCATCCACCCCACCAAACTCTCTCTCGCGAAACCTAAAAAATCTCTCTCTCACCAATCTCACCCCACCCCTCGGTCGAGCTACTCCCCCCCACAATCTCCACGCGGCCGCTACCCACGCCGGCACACTCGTCGCCGCTGCCATCGCCCACGTCAGCACGATCGTCGTCGCTGCCGCCACCACCCACGCCGGCACGCTCATCGTCGCCGCCGTCGTCTTAGGATCTACCTCCCCATCGGCTTCCTCGCCCCCATGGTCGACCCCGAGCTCGACTCCTCCACCGCCCACGACGGGCACGCCCTCCCCAACCATGGATCCGGTAAGTTCAAGCACTTCATCAGGAGGCTCCCGGAGTTCAAGTTCTAGTATGCATGCTCCCGCAGTCCCCAGATCtgcccctccctctccctcgccatcTGCCCAAATATTCTTTTTTAGATTAGAGTAGAAACTTTCTACTCAGAGAGCGCATTACATTCAGATGTCATTAGAGGTCGTAAGCTATGCGGGACATCTGAGATCATCTCTTGGTTGCATGTGCTCCTGGTCAGCGTGGCCAAACCGTGTGCCAAGACATTGCTCTGCCTCTTCACACATCAAACgttgtgatgtctactacacaaccttcttcctgtagacgttgtcgggcctccaagtgcagaggtttgtaggacagtagcaaatttcccttaagtgaatgacctaaggtttatcaatccatgggaggcgtaggatgaatatggtctctctcaagcaaccctgcaaccaaataacaaagagtctcttgtatcCCAACACAgccaatacaatgataaattgtataggtgcactagttcggcgaagagatggtgatacaagtgcaatatggatggtagatataggtttttgtaatctgaaaatataaaaacagcatggtaacaagtggtaaaagtgagcacaaacggtattgcaatgctagaaaacaaggcctagggttcatactttcactaatgcaagttctctcaacaataataacataattggatcatataactatccctcaacatgcaacaaagagtcactccaaagtcactaatagcggagaacaaacgaagagattattgtagggtacgaatcCACCTAAAAGTTATTCTTTCTACACTACACCACGCACTAGATTTCCCTACCGATGTGTCTTGGGAAAAGTCAATTTTGCCAACAGATTGTTGGTCGAGAAAACTTCTATCTAACTGTTAGTCGATAATACTGATGTATTGTGTCCAACCGTCGGTCGGCAATACTTGAATGTTTCACGTTGGACTATCGGTCGGGAAAGCTTACATCTCCATCAGACTGTTGGTCGGGGATTAATGCCGACCGACTGCTCATCGCCAATTGTCCGGCCCGTCTTTGCGCGCGCGGGCCAAAAACTTAGCGCCAAGCCTCCTACCTATTTTTTCATTCGGCTTCGATACGTGCCACGAGCCCACGACCAAATCCAAATCCCCCAAACCTAAATCCTCTCACGCagtccctccgccgccgcccgctagCTAGCCGCCCGCACGCCGCCGACCGCCCACCGTCTCCACCACGCCGTCACCTgtctccttcatcctcctgcacCCCCACTGCTTAGGCCCCAAACACTACTAACCCTGCGCTAGAGTTCGGGGAGAGGCCAAGGCGCGGTGGTGGACGCCGCCATCCCTCTCAGATCCGGGGCTGAGagagggaggggggagggagaGGTGGGTCACCTGCGAGAGAGATCACTCGCGCCCTCGCTCGTCAGTCGTCACCCAGGGgccgccaccaccgccaccaTGCCATGGGCTTCCTCCGATCTGCGCTCGCCGGTTCGTTCGAAGAAGGATCTGGTCGTTGACTGCTGGTGATTCCCCTCCCACCGGTGGTGTGTGTTATTTTCACTCTCCtctccctctccacccattcccAATCGGTGCTGCCGTTAGTTGATTTATTTGCTTTTCCCTTTTCCGTTCAGATCAGCCATGACTTGGAATAGTACTTCTATCCAGCAAGCATCGTTTTGGATGTGAGCTCGAGCTCAAGCAACAAGCAGAGCATCAAAAACAGGGGCTCTATCTGCTAATGGGGTAGCCGGCAATGCAGTCTAAGAGGTACATCTCGTGTGATTTCTGGATATGAGAACTTGAGAAGAACAAGCTTGATGCTATTACTGAAAAAAAGAATCTATGCTACAGGTATTCCTTTCAATAGTGTTGCAGGAAACCTAAATTAGCTACTATTTTTTATGAACTGGTTGTGATTGATTTGTGAACTTTAGAGCTTGTGAGTTGTAGTTTGTGTGCTATGTGTGCCTTGCCAGACTATCATATTAAGCTATGTGTGCCTGAAGGTCAATACAAGGGTATTCATCATATGAAAATTCATTACtttatacacacacacacacacacacacacacacacacacacacatatatatatatatataaatatatagaAAAACGTATCCACATATCTGTGCTTTGAGACGAGGGACAACGCTGAAAACTAGCTTCAGGTTCCACAAAGACTTCTATTTAAGCATTGTAGAATTCTGGCAAGCATAAGACTATATTAAACTTAGTTCAGTTTTTCTGGAATGAAGATAAATTACATATCTAGCAGTTTGTATTTATACAGTCATGCTTCTATAGATTTTACAGTTTTATTTTCTCTTTAAATTTGATTCAGTAGTTCTGTAACTTCCAGAATAGTTCATGTATCCCATATTTTCCCAGGATTCTTCTTTGCATCCCATACACTTGGACGGAGTGGGAGGCCGCCGCAGCGATGCTGGACTCGGAGCCCAAGCCATCCCACGCCGCCAACAACTTGCACCTCTTCGCGGAAATCACCACAAGTGTGATGTCTGTATAGAAAATCAGTACTTTCTTGGTTCATATCCTATCTGAAACTTGGAATGTTTATTGTTAGGCACAGCTTGACTTTCACAGTAGCCTGCATATTCTTCTGCTCACAAACAAGGCAGAACATGCACCATAGAATGCTGGGAGAACATAGATTTATTTTGCTCTTCGTACTTTTATTAGATAAGCCACATTGCAAGGAGAATATGGATTTATGTTGCTCTTCCTACTATTATAAGATAGGCCACATTCTTTTTGTTTCATTCATGCCTTTGTTGCTGACAGTATGGTTGTGTAAATTCAACATTGATTTTTAATGTTAGTACATGATTTACACAAAACTGGTATTCATATTACTTGAGATGTTGCAGGTACTGGCAGTCTGATGCCTTCAGAATTGGCTCTCAAAACTTTCAACCAAGATTAGAGCTAGCGTGCAGTTTGCAGTTTATAGTCATACTCATACTCAATGAGTCCCTACCTCGGCTTCTGGGCAAGATATTCTTTACTTTTAGGTAAGCTCTAATTTGTAAAGCATTATTGCAGCTTTTAGAAACTCTGAATCTCAGATTTATTGAGATATCAAAATACCAGTTTGAGATTCATCGAGATAAGGAGATCTTATTCGACCATGTAATTTAAATCTTATTCCAATGAGTTTTGTTGATTGTCGTTTTTAACAATATTGCTCAACTTATGGTTACTTCCCTTTGTTTAGTTCAGCGCCATTCTTTTCTCTTATTCGTTTTGGTAAAAAGAAATCTCTTACGTGCTCCTTTTGTAAGGATGCATGCTGACGTGTGCACATCGTTTCTAGCTTGTTTTGGTGCATCTTTTATTCTGCTTCAGCTGGTTAGCCTGAATCCTCCTGTTTCGGTTGAATAGCAACCACTATTGTTCAGGAATTTTGAGTGGCGCACATCCTGGTATGGTGAGAGGCAAGCCGACGACCGGACATCATTTGTCAAGGTTTGTGCACATTGAAAACTCTTGCTGCGGATAGGAATGATGTTCATTGCAAACTGATGTAACTTCTTAATATGCATACTATATTAGATTGATCCTTTTGAATTAAGTTGATGTAAAATTATTTATTGAACCCAAGCTTGGTAATGCTACTAATTTGAATGCTAAAATTATTCAGGTAACTGTAGTTAGTGGATAAGCAGGTCCCTTTAAAAAGAAGGTTGGGTTTTCTTATTAGTTTTTGGCAATTTTGCAATGAGAATGGTT is from Triticum urartu cultivar G1812 unplaced genomic scaffold, Tu2.1 TuUngrouped_contig_5629, whole genome shotgun sequence and encodes:
- the LOC125529476 gene encoding uncharacterized protein LOC125529476 isoform X2 — protein: MQSKRILLCIPYTWTEWEAAAAMLDSEPKPSHAANNLHLFAEITTSVMYWQSDAFRIGSQNFQPRLELACSLQFIVILILNESLPRLLGKIFFTFSNHYCSGILSGAHPGMVRGKPTTGHHLSRKQTERLHSQGTMKPTIHVN
- the LOC125529476 gene encoding uncharacterized protein LOC125529476 isoform X1, translated to MLQDSSLHPIHLDGVGGRRSDAGLGAQAIPRRQQLAPLRGNHHKCDVCIENQYWQSDAFRIGSQNFQPRLELACSLQFIVILILNESLPRLLGKIFFTFSNHYCSGILSGAHPGMVRGKPTTGHHLSRKQTERLHSQGTMKPTIHVN
- the LOC125529476 gene encoding uncharacterized protein LOC125529476 isoform X3 yields the protein MLDSEPKPSHAANNLHLFAEITTSVMYWQSDAFRIGSQNFQPRLELACSLQFIVILILNESLPRLLGKIFFTFSNHYCSGILSGAHPGMVRGKPTTGHHLSRKQTERLHSQGTMKPTIHVN